In the genome of Lathyrus oleraceus cultivar Zhongwan6 chromosome 4, CAAS_Psat_ZW6_1.0, whole genome shotgun sequence, the window CTATACTAGGGAGGGGGAAGGCATCTTTCGGGCAAGCCCTATTAAGATcagtataatcaacacacatacgccattttccattatttttcttaacGAGGACTACATTAGAGAGCCAGGTTGTGTACTGGGCTTCAGAAATAAAATTTGCCTCTAAGAGGTCTTTTACAGCTCGCTCGGCAGCCTCTGCCTTTTCGGGCGATTGCTTGCGTCTACGCTGTGCTATGGGCTTGGCTGCCCGGTCTAAAGCTAGCTTATGACACGCGATCTCGGGGTCCAGCCCGGGCATTTCTGCGGCATTCCACGCGAAGAGGTCGGAGTTCTCTTTGAGGCATGCTACTAGCTCTTCTCTTGTTTCCTCGGGTAGTCCCTTACCTATCTTCACCGTCCTTTCCGGATCGTCCCCAAGAGGAATGAGTTCGAACTCCCCGTCGGGGATTGGTCGGACCGGGTGTTCGAGAGAGCGTTCCTTGGGGAACCTCCCCTCTTCGGTCTCGTCCAGCCCGATGCGACAGTCGAGGTCGATGGCGTTGACTCCTCGGGCAGGATCCTCGGTCTTGAGTTTTTTGTTGTCGCAGTTGCTCTTCGTGCTGACTACGGCCTGTCCTTTTACTGCGGCGTCGTAGCATCGCCGGGCTGCTTCGATGTCACCATGGATGGTGACCACACGTCCCAATTTGGTGTAGTATTTCATCTTCAGGTGGACGGTGGATGGGACCGCGGTGAGTTCGGCCAGTGTCGGGCGTCCAAAGATGCAATTGTAGAGAGACGGACAGTCTACGACCAGGAATTGGATTTTGACTTCCCTGGCCGTTTCTTGTTCGCCGAAGGTGACGAGGAGCTCAACATATCCCCACGGTCTGGTTGTTGCTCCGTTGAATCCTTGGAGATCTGATCCGACGTAGGGGGCTAAGTTGGTCTTGTCTAGCTTCAGAGTCTTGAAGAGGTGGACGTACATGATATCCACTGAGCTGCCTTGGTCGACCAGGATGCGTCGTACGTCGAATTGGGCCATCTTTGCCCTTATCAATAGTGGGATGCCCGAGTTCGGGGATCCGCCCGGGAGTTCCTCCAGGAAGAAGGATATTGGGTTGGATTTTCCCCGGTATTTTGTCAATGTCGCTTTCTGCTCGGGGGCAGTCAGTAGGAGTTCGTCGAACTTACGTTTGACGGAGAGGGCCGCGGATTCCCCGTTAGTTCCTCCTCCTGATATCACCAGTGTGGTAGGGAAGTTTTCCCAGGGGCTGAGTGCAGTGATCTTGCCCTCGGGCAATGGTTCGGGGAGGAAGAAATCTTCCGGTCGTGACACGCAGAGGGCCACTTGATAGGGAGAGTTGTCAGGGGGTGTGTCTTCCCGGGGTCTCTTCTTCTCTGGCTCGTCGTGTCTGGGAGCTTCGTTCTTCCTCGTATACTGCTTCAGGTGCCCCTCTTGGATTAAAATTTCTATCGCATCCTTCAGGTGGACGCAGTCTTCGGTCACGTGCCCGTGACTTCTGTGGAACCGGCAGTACTTTGATTTGTCGGTGTGGGGCTTTGGTGCAGACGGTTTTGGGAACCTGACCCTGCCCTGCTTAAATTCAGAGTTGATACATTCTGCGAGGATGCGCTCTCGAGAAGCTGTCAGTAAGGTGTACTCGCTATATCTGCCCGCGGGGCCTCTTCCTTCCCGGAGCTCGCGAGGTCTTTCTTCTCTTCGTTTGTCTCCGTTGCGACGGGAAATGCTCGTGTCCTTGCGTTTTGAGTGCTCGGTCTCCCCAGCGTTACGTCCGCTGCGGGCATTGTGTGCCACCTGCTTTTCCTCGTATCTGATGTAGGCCTGGGCTTTATGCAGGAGCTCGTTTAAGGTGCGGGGAGGCTCGATCCCTACGGCTCTGCTAAGTTCACTGCCGGGCAAGAGACCTCTCTCGAGGAGATACTTCTTCATGTGCTCGGTGGTATCTACCTCGACAGCTTCCTGGTTGAATCGCTCGATGTATGAGCGCAGTgtttcattcttcttctgcaCTATGGCTTCAAGGGTCGCCTCAGTCTTGGGGTGACGACGGGAAGCTGTAAAGTGCCTGGTGAACATGGACCTCATGACTCTCCATGACGTAATGGACTCAGGGGCCAAGCTTTTGTACCAAGCCATGGCCCCTTTCCTGAGGGTCGTTGAGAACAGTCGGCATTTGAGGTGCCC includes:
- the LOC127136299 gene encoding uncharacterized protein LOC127136299; translated protein: MAGEQHSDHSRPLVNYNMDDGPPSHETDARDGHPSTPSPEPQNNGDASHAHNLGAETFHPIPVPVEGDAVMIAMVNALNQAGSMLHQQHERIMALEAERQEARPQPMSRIQQRSEPTKKRGRRSPEPHVSRARARRDGGRAGTSPRRGHSPDNNELSPLRSDEEDLHCPLSRAIMEAPLPKGMEKPPNLAVYDGTTDPDDHVDNVNAMLDYRNDITGHLKCRLFSTTLRKGAMAWYKSLAPESITSWRVMRSMFTRHFTASRRHPKTEATLEAIVQKKNETLRSYIERFNQEAVEVDTTEHMKKYLLERGLLPGSELSRAVGIEPPRTLNELLHKAQAYIRYEEKQVAHNARSGRNAGETEHSKRKDTSISRRNGDKRREERPRELREGRGPAGRYSEYTLLTASRERILAECINSEFKQGRVRFPKPSAPKPHTDKSKYCRFHRSHGHVTEDCVHLKDAIEILIQEGHLKQYTRKNEAPRHDEPEKKRPREDTPPDNSPYQVALCVSRPEDFFLPEPLPEGKITALSPWENFPTTLVISGGGTNGESAALSVKRKFDELLLTAPEQKATLTKYRGKSNPISFFLEELPGGSPNSGIPLLIRAKMAQFDVRRILVDQGSSVDIMYVHLFKTLKLDKTNLAPYVGSDLQGFNGATTRPWGYVELLVTFGEQETAREVKIQFLVVDCPSLYNCIFGRPTLAELTAVPSTVHLKMKYYTKLGRVVTIHGDIEAARRCYDAAVKGQAVVSTKSNCDNKKLKTEDPARGVNAIDLDCRIGLDETEEGRFPKERSLEHPVRPIPDGEFELIPLGDDPERTVKIGKGLPEETREELVACLKENSDLFAWNAAEMPGLDPEIACHKLALDRAAKPIAQRRRKQSPEKAEAAERAVKDLLEANFISEAQYTTWLSNVVLVKKNNGKWRMCVDYTDLNRACPKDAFPLPSIDLLVDNSAGFKLLSFMDAYSGYNQIPMSPADKKHTAFMTPTGNYYYNVMPFRLKNAGATYQRMMNKVFKDEIGDMLEVYMDDMIVKSHEEITHARHLAKVFEQARQCKMRFNPEKCTFGVRAGKFLGFYLTERGIEANPDKCRAFSEFPTPKTKNRSSHSMECSPHSPVSSPSPPSTHCHSSDSFAKRLPSTGPMNASKRYSI